The segment ATAGAAGCAGATGATATCAACATTAACAAAGTCAAAGAGCTTTGCAAAGCCCACATGAGTGAAGACTGAGTGACAGCTGGGGCGCTGAACTGTACATGATCCCAGTTAATATATTGCTCTTTTGTTCATTGTATTTGACCAGCAGCTGTGGGAAATACTGGCAAAGGACTTTCCGGAAGCAGGCCGGGTAGAGCCCCATGATACTAGCTTGGATGCATTTGGCAGGATTtccaggggggagggggagatgctGGAGTCACTGTTGGTCCCTTCCTACCCTGGAAAAGAAATGGACAAAAGGTCATCAAGCAGGTGTCCAGTTACCCCTCTGGAATGTTTTGGTCCTCAAAGACCTCATTTTGCCACTTACCACTTATAACCTCAAGGAAGTCATTTGAACTCTTAGCATCAGCTTTCCCAGATGTGAAATGGGGCCAAGAAGAGTTGTACTGGGAAACTAAAGTGAAATATGGAAATTTATGAAGTTCAAATTATGAAGTATTACATATGCAGGTgggcttttattaatttttttctataatggGTAATAAGTACCCTAGGATAGGTCACCATTAACTTATATGGTGGGATGTGAGATGTGAATTCATGGAGGACAAGGACAATGTCACCTTTTatctttgtagccccagtgccTCCTAGAGTGTCTTGTATGCCAGattcttgtaataaatatttgttgaatgagcaTCATCCCTTTCACTAACACAGGGTGTTCTTGTCTTGAGGCCAGTTTCCAAGTGACTTGATATTTGAACTTGGGGCCCACTGGAAATCAACactttttgttctctcttttacCCCAACTGGCTGACATAGCACCTTCCCAAATATGGAAGGATTCCTCTCTAGCAGAGAAAATTCTTCACTTCTAGTTATGCCTCCTAGGAAAAACCATAATGTACCCAGGAAATTGGTAAGTTTGCATTCTTATCCCACAGGTTTTGCTAGAAGTCATACTTGGTGTTAGCaaagaattcatttgaaaaatcttACGGACCTAGATGGACCTGTTTCATGAAGCTGATTAGTGAGTCTCGGTTCTTATTCCAAAAGTCTGGGAGATTTTCTTCTGGTGGATATTTGCAGCATGACACCTCCAACGTAATTTCAAAACACTGGGCCCAGATGTAGTTGTAATCTTGCATCCCACCTAAACAAAAGCACCAGACAAACAGAAATGGGTGAATTAGGCAGCTGCAGATGCCTGtgttaaaggaaaagaagaggcatATCACTCGCAGTGATAAGAGCCTGCATTTGATGGCAGAGAATGTGggttaaattctgtttttttctgctgAAGAGCTAGGAGATCCCtggcaagtcccttgacctctctaaaatgagagggctgcATTAGACTATCTCAGAAGTTCTTACCAAttagtattgttttcttttgttttcaaagatgaccaGCGACATCAcaaatgatgtcttgacttgccctTCAGTTgtatttaagagaggcagagttgcataaagcctcattctctcttcctgagtcatcaaagtccagtcacaagacaaaagtcaagatgactggtgatgatctggggtgcagtggatgaccatggcatctttgatgtctgacccagctctaagcactccatagagCCTGCCTCACCTCCTTCAtgactgctggaacaaattgttctcatctgcccattccgatggaggaagtcttcacatgtttggtgtagacatccccctaattcactgatgaggcctgttggttacccttatGGTTTAACTTGGGGAGTGACCacctgcacatgctacagcttcttggagccacaggtgagagttgggtgacaggtggataccaaaggtggatgagtaacCCTGACAAGGGCTccgcaagccctcacaccagaagtacTAGCCTTCTCTGAACACCCCATTCACTCCATCAATTAGTGTACAGACACAAGACCTGACAAAGCAATTATCTAGGGGCAACTGGAAATGCTCCTCTATGGCTCTTATACCAGGCTGCTGAAACATGTCCAAGATTGTCCCCATGTTACAAAATTTCCATTACAAAAGGATTCCTCCCTTAACAAAATGACTCATTGCTGGATCCTCTTAAGATAGAGCTTCCTCAAGTGCACATCTctttaaggcaaaaaaaaaaaaaaaaaaaaaagagagggcacACCTGCACTTTTGTAATGAAGGCTCAACTTCCTGGGCCATTTCTGGGTCAATCATCACCAGAGTAACCTTCTGAGAGAAAAGCAAGGCACAAATTTTGCTGTTACTGATGCAGACTGAACTGGGGGTCCCCACTACTCCAGATGTTGAGGGTGTTCACTCTGACACTCTTTTGCCTCTCATTCCAGCGTGTATTTTTAAGACGATTATAAATTTAAAGTACAATGTTTTATCTGATTTTAACTTAGAATCCTAGAAGAGTTGAAAAGTATGAACACATCAGGTATCTTCTATGGTTCAGGGGTTATTATCCTCTAAGGGTTCTGTGGGTAGATGCTAGaaggtccatgaatttggatggggaaaaaaattctaacctcatttcaatataactggtttcctttgtaatccaatgtattAAAAAACATGCTTTtgtaggcttcatcagattgccaaaggggttcatgatgcAAAAAGATTTAAGAACCTCCCCTGGACTAGTCTATATTCTATCTGTAGAATGAATGACTTCGAACAATCTCCCTGACAAGGTTTGTGCTGGAATGGTTCTAGCTCTGATTTATAGACAGTTCTGTTGGGTAAGAAACCTTTATGTTGACTGAGATCTGCCTTCCTGTAATTTCCACCGAGTACTTTTGTGGCCAGGCAGGACAAATGTAATCCCTCCTTCTCACATTCTAGCCCTTCAAACATTTGAATATAGCACACTTCCTGCCAAACTCCCCATTCATCAGTGCTAAAGACACACAAGTCTATCGAGACTCACACATGGGAATGAGTCCCAGAATTACTGTTGTGTGTCACTATGTTTCCAACTAATCCCACGCAATATGGGTTTGTTCTCATACACAAGAGACAGACAGTAAAGCTTGCCTTTGAGCCAGAGAATATTTCTCTTCTAAGTGTGAGGAGAAAACTTTGTATCAGCAGTGGGGAGGAAGGTGACAGAAGCTTGGAAACAGAGGGAGCAAAGGAGGTGAAACCCATAGAAAGATGTGCTTAAGACACATATTTATCTGGCTGGATTATCAATCATACTGTCTGCTTGTTTTACATTCTTTCATGTGGCTGGCCCAGAGCCATCCTGCTATAAAAAGTACCAACTTGTGTGTCTGCTCTCCGTCCTTCCCACAGCTGAACAACTGAATGGGGAGGGAGTTAGGAAAAGGGACTAGTGAGTATTCTGGCCCATCAGCACCTTGAATTCAAAAGAAGCAGTATCTAGGCTGCTATTTGTACAATCACGCCTCTAGGGGAGGGGACTCTTCCCATAGGGTCCTGACCCACTGTGGCCATGGAATgttgcattttctcatttctgcctgggTTCTTGATGACAGgaaacattattattatctatgtcAAACACAAACTCATCTACACTCTGTTAGCAAGGGATTGTCAGTAGTCTGCAAGGACTGGGGGGTCTTTGGATAACTGCTTATAGAGAGAAGAACATATAACCTTTGGattaaagagacaagaaaagaacCCAGTAGAACCAGAGAAAAACTAACCTTTGAGTGGGTACCACAAGTATCCATTTGTTATACCATTGGGGAAATTTATGCTATTTTCACAAAAGTTCCCTGTTTTCATTTCAGGATTCTTTGAAGAGTAGGTATATGCAAGATATTCGAACACATCATTGTCTGGGGTTAGGCTAAAGCCCCGTTTTGTCCCAGTCTCTGTAAATGgaagacagacacacacatagcAGTAAATTCCAACTTAAGCTGAGGAAAGCTATAGCATAGCTCTGACAAATCCCCGAGGGGGCAATGTGATCATACCATGCACAATGATGTTAATGGGTGTGCTATCTTCAGATAAGGCAACAAAAAACAAGATAAACCTATGACCAGACCAGGAACAGGGCTGGGTTCACTAAGCATCTTGCTGTCCTGTTTATTCACTGTGAATAAACTCTGGGAGCAGCTAAGCGTTTCCCAGGCAggggaaggaaaagctaaatgaaattCCCAAAGCATGGAGAATACTGTCTGCCTCCACCTCACTCCAGGGAACTCACTGGCTCTATGTTGAGTCAGAAAATTTTGAGCAAGTGGGAAAATGAAGTTAATATTTGGCCTTTTATTATGTTGGGTTTTAACTACTTTGTCACCCAATCAAGGccagagtttgacaaaagcttTGGATTCAGGGCCCGATCCAAAGCCAGAAGAGTTTTTCTgcttttaaggggaaaaaaagttatttatttttaaattttattatttttttttaaaacaacatgtTGTCTAGGACTAGTAGTTTCGAACTTAAATTTCCTGTTTCAAGTTTTATGGTATTACAATGACCTGAATCTTTGTTTCTCCTTAACAAAAACTAGTCAACTGGAAGGCTGTATAACATTTCTTCAAGAGGCTACTAGCAGCCCTGCTGGGTCTTTGCGACCCATTGTTTAGGGCATTAGGGTTACAGGGAAATTTATAGAAGGGTCTTAAAGGTTTCTCTGGAACAATCCAAAGACAGCTGGGGATATATGTATGGAGTAAGGTATACTAGGTGGGTGGGaatccctttcctcttttatctCCTGCTCTTTGGCATCAGAATCTAAGTGGGAGGGGGTATTATGGTGGCTGCCCCTCACCCCCCTTGGTTTCTGATAGTTGCCCCAACTCAGTGAGTCTGTCTTTCGTCAATTACAAAACAATATATAATGTAAACACAACTGAGCCATATAAAAACAAGGTTAACATTATCTTCAAGAGAATTCATTGAAAATTCAAAGGGCCAAGATGAAACTGTTGGATACCACACCAATTTAGcaattcatccatccatcatccatccatccatccatccatccatccatccatccatccatccatccatccttcctacTTCTAGGTATTGGTTGAATCTCCGAGTGCTTCATTATTCTGTGTCACAGGCAACATACTAACATAGGATGTTACTTTGGTCACTTTGCCTTTTCATGGGCTGTAAATTGATGCCCCTTCTTTGGAAATTTACTCCAAAATAGCAGATTTTGCTTCCCCTCTACTTTGGAGGAATGAGTGGAGATAATCTCCCCTTCCATAGCTCCAGTGAACTGGTTACACTCTGTGGAGAGAGATAGGGGAAGGAGTGGGTCAATGTGTTATTCTTACCTGGGACACCATTATCAAATGGGTAATTGGCCACCAATGCTCCACCATGTATGTTAGCAGACAGGACAAATGTCTCAGATTTCAGCCAATTCTTTATTGCTTGAGTTTCGGGTTGTATTATGTCAGAATTATTTTCAAAAGCATCAGGGAAATTCCTGTTCAGGTCATACTTATTTTTATTGAAccttgaaaagaaaatataacaagGACTTCCCTGAGTTATGgaatatatttctatgtattaaGAATTATTAAGACGTGGAGTGACATTGTAAAAGGATCTAGTCTGTGAATTGTAGGTCCTGGCTCTAACAGTGACCATAAGTAGACCATCCATAGCACCGGATGAGATGAAATAATAAGTGTGAGACCAGTGACTTAGATACTCACAAATAATAACCTACCAGCTGGTATCCCAGTTCACATCGAGTCTCCCCCCATTCTAGTTCATCTTTCACTTAGCtttcagagtgattttcctaaagcacaggtcttatCAAGTCACCTCATCCTGCACTTCCTTTTCTCAATAAACTCTAAGGGCTCCTTAGTATATAGGAAGTATATGCTATATACTGGTATATCTATCACagtatatagtgtgtatatatgtataaatatatacacacacacacatatatatatacacacacacgcacacacacacatatatatatacacacacacgcacacgcacacacacacacacacatatatatatacacacacacacacacacacacacacacacatatacactatatatctatgtatagtactggttgttgtccttcattctcaaagaaatgacatcactatgataatgTCAAGTTTCAATATGATGAAACCAGTATGAGCTGGGAATattctaccacagatcaggcacaaatagtccatgtgaacatttggggtggatactctacaTTTGTGCaccctgtgtttcctttgagctgtttcaattctactttgctcacagagcgcagcaccttctctgatgtgggcacgccatgctgagcagtcccgtgccagtgtctcccatctcacacaatcagttccaaagttcttgagagtgtccttgtatttcttcttctggccaccatgctATTGTTTGTCctgtgtaagttctccataaaatagtctttttggcaagcatgacgtggccagcccattggagttgtgctctctgaagcatagtttgaatggttAGCAGTTTAGTTTTAGTGATATGGTATATGCTATATActagtatatactatatattactGGACACTAGTACTGTACCTACtagtatatactatatacagtatatatctgtatataaccACTATATGATAGTATATGCTATATACGGTACTGTATGTAGTATATactagtatatattatatactaccACATGCTAGTATGTAGTTTATATAAAACCTTCAGATTGACTTTTTAAACCACTTTGCCaggtcctttcctacctttcagGTCTTACATTTTATTCCTCCATCCCTCACATATTGTGGGATCCACTCACCCTCACTTTCTTGCTGTTCTGCATACATTCCATCTCCTTAACCTCTGCCTTTTCATTGGCTGACTGCCACCCTTAGaattctccccctcctcacctctctctcttggctttcctgacttccttcaagactcaactcaaatccgTCTTTCTGCAAGAGATCCTTCTGGGTCCCCCCCTCCCGTTCCTTTTCCCACCCCTCCCGTTCCTAATGCCTTGTCTCCAAGGTTGTATTCCATTTATTTACTCTGTATACATCTGATATGCACACAATACATACAATAGACCTatctatattacatattatatataagcaCATATCTATCTCATAGTACATATGTACAGGTAgcttccctgcctcccttcccaTTAGAAACATGAGCTTTTGGAGagccatgtttttgtctttctttgtgtcctcagcacttagtacaatgccagGAGCAttgtaggtgcttagtaaaggcttgttgattgacaCAAATGGATttctgatctcatcaatgtggaagTTCTTGACAATGATAACACTTACAGCCCACCCATCTTCTGTAAATCTTGTTGAAATTCCTCCCTCAGTGTGCAGTGGAGGTTCTTTCCAGTATGCTGGGTgcctttctagatttctcttgaCATCATGTGTTCGTCCtagaggccgaagggctacccgagcctttcttacctgtcgtccaggtcttcgATGATCAGCCGGATttacgtgttgagagaagagactttccagagtcgaacaagggttaggctttattcagggtcttagttacatatgcagggtgaattcttcctcaggagagaagaatcgtcctcctcccaaggggcaaggatcacatagcaagaggatgggagtggaagagggggaggatcctcttccctccaagggcacCTCAGCGCGAAGAGCTCCTGGAGGGGACTCCgcatccagaagagagccttcaggctttcctgtccctacttaagctctcccgccgcatagtttgtacctgaataccgtgcctgctctcagcccttagctagtcaacaacaggtgtgctcagaccccgagCATCAAGggcgggatgctctccccagcaagtttcccactgagaagaggcggaaatgcacgagatagcccgtgtttcatgcctcaattcccagctgttccctggggggcctcatgagaactctgagatttagaagtcctcacctttacctgcctgagactgtccacgtgaaaactgagcttacacccccaacaatcaTGAGTAATACCAGGGGAGCACAAAGGTGATCCTTCACACTCACCAAGTGATTATCCCCTCTCTTCCACTTCTTTGAGGGCATCCTGACTCTAGTTCTTCATATTTCAATATCTGCTGTGTGTCATGTTCTGTTCATTAACTACCATGGGCCTATCCATTGTTTTTGTGTGATATCCACTTTTAATTCTTTAAAGACTGTAAGTGACCAGCAGCCATACAATATCAATCAGGTGAATTGGTATCAAAAGAAAGGCCTTTGTTTCTGGAAGAAACCTGGGAATCATTAAAGGAGCTTTgccaatttcccaaaggcaagcAAACTTATTGTCTTCCTCTTGTTTAGTTCTGTGTCTAATTCATTACCCAGCCACACTATTTGTCTACAAGAGATATACTAATGGTTGAGTTTTATAAGCTATCCATCTAACTACATGTCATAAACTGGATAACAGATATTCTTCATCCACCTAATTTTTCCTGAATGGATGATTAGGTCAATCTCTTCTGAGTGGTTACCGACATCATCCAGAGATCTGCAGTGTTCCAGGGCTAGACAGAAGCTGCAGAAAGTCACCCACAACTAGATCCATttagaggaccatgccatcaatATGCTATCTTAGGCTCTGCTCTGGATCTTCTACATGACTAGAAAAAACACTCTTAGGTAAGCATGAATCAACTCGTTTTATGCCTTATTTGATATTAATGATAAGATATTGGCTATCGAGAAAGGTTATCTCAGCTGTCAATAGCATTGTATCttgtataattttaatatattctgTTTTGCATAACttaacatgtataattgatatcacattgcttACCTTCTTAATGGGCAGAGGAAAGGCTGGAgaaagaattgggaactcaaaatttgtaaaaatgaacgttaaaattattttaaaaatgattttattatattcatggaGGGTGAGGCAGAGAGGAAGCAACAGGCTTTGTGACACTGCCCAAACTGCTGAATTTCTCAGCACTTTTAGAACAAAGGTGTCAGATCCTTCTAGCTCTTGGTTTAGACATTGATGGGATTTTTTTGCTGTTATTatctagtcatttcagtcatgtccaactcttcatttgaggttttcttagcaaataataaattctggattctgaaattctgagatggtttgccatttccttctccagctcgctttacagatgagaaaactgaggcaaacagggttaagtgacttgctcagggtcacatagctactaagtgtctgaggttagatttgaactcaggaatctgagtctccctgactccaggcttggcactcttttgggcaccatctagctaccctagACATTGTTAACCACATTAAGAAAAGATACGTAATCAGATcttatgtttataattttcctagtattgaaccaaTTCTGAATTCCTACTATTAATCCAATGCAGTCATAGTGTATGATTTTTAATGTTACAATAGTCTGCTAACatttaattcaatatttattagagatagtttttagtttttctttttgatttttttcaccaTATTTTAGGTATTGGACAAAATCAGTCTCAAGTAATGATGCCAATTCTTGCCAACAAAATATACTAAGTTGGAATTTcttattctttgaatgtttgaaaCAATTCACTTGTAAAACCATCTGACCcagctttgttttcctttgggagctgatttatggcttattcaatttcaggttttttaatgatttaattatttaaattcctAATTTCTTATTCTGGTAAtgtggatattttatatttttaaatactcatCCATTTTACTTGTTATTTTTGCTCACATGTAATTGGGCACAGTATTtccttataattttctttatttctccttcatttattgtgagttctcctttttcatttccgatattgttaatttcattttccttgtgTCTTTATTCAATCAGATTAGCTAAtggattatgttttttttaagtgCACCGGGTTttactgttttttatttttcatcttatcTGATTTCAGACTGTCTATTGTGTTTGTTTTGGTAAATTTATTGGTTTTCTCGTTCTTCACTTGAATGTCTAATACACGGATCTGTTCTGTCTTTTGTTCATGAAAGCGTTTAGAGAGATAGGTTTTCCTTTAATGCCTGTGTTGCCTGCATTCCAAAACTTTTGGTACGCTGTCTCAttgttttccctcttttcattGAAATTatctgtttctatgatttgtccttTGACCCACAACTTCTTGAGGGTTAAACTGGTTAGTGTCCATTATGTCTGAATTCGTTCCTCAACTGTCCATTgttgattataatttttattttgttgtagtcagaaaaaatgtgtttatttctatttttctatatttgCTTATGAACTTTTAATATCCTAGTTctagtacatggttaatttttgtaaagatacCATGAACCACACACACATCCACCCAcccatacacacacccacacactcacacacacccacGCCCACtcctttttatcctcattttacttgCCAGATCTACCccatctaaattttctaaattaatattGATGTCCTTAAGcttctttatcatttttgttatattgttcTAGTTCTAAAAGGAGTTTCAGCTATTACAGTTTTGCCATTGATTCCTCCCTGTAATTTGATTAACTTTGTCCTTCAAGAACTTAGATGCCATACCGTGTAGTGAACATAGGTTAAAGtatcaatattatttcattatctatggttcatttaagcataatgtagttttcctgcttttctcttttaGTTCAAACTCTGCTTAAATCTTTAGTTTTCAAATGTTTCCTATGACAACATACCATTGGATTTTGCCTTTGACATCATTCTGGACcccttctccattttatgggtgagttcatttcatttatagtcactgttatgattattaattgtgcgtttccctccatcctattcttttataattttttcttcttttcctctaggCTCCTTCttgataaagaagaaagagatggagaaagagaagtatTCTGATCTTCACTAGAATCTGTAATTTAAATGGTCTGTTTCTAACTCTAGCCTACTTTGTCCCTCCTTCCTTCACCAAACCCAGATCGTGATTTGATTCTTATACTTTTAACCTTCTCTTTTGACCATCCCCCTCAAAGTAAAGGTTTATTTTGCTTATGATTATTCCTTCCCCAACCATAATCTCCCTCTTGTACTCTACGTTTCTTTTCCTTGCTTGTTTTCCTGttgaacaaacaagatatatacaggataaaggcATTATCATCAGAGGGAAGGCAGCagtagcattaagggggatcaggaaaggctttttagTAGAAGATGGgtttttaactgggacttgaagccagctagggaagccaggaggcagagaataaggagggagaatattccacacaagggggacagccagtgaaaaggttTCATAGTTTAAGAGTCTTGGATACTGGGTTGTCAGAATCTCTGCCCTAAAAACCTGTACTGAAATGGTCAACAAGATAACTCTGAATGTAAGTGTTCCTGTTTATTACTCCCACTaggaattagaaaaatattaattcatcaACAAACAAAAAGGTTTGGGTTTCAAATTACTATTTCAACATCCACTTCTCCCTTTAATGATCCTTATTTCTCACTCCACAGCAAACCCTTAAGTCTCAGGTTTTCATAGCCTGTCCTTGTCctatcccttttcctctcttccttcctgcaTCTCACCATGGCTGTTCATGATAAGCATTGTGTGGGAGAAACAACACTGAACTTGGGAGTCATGGGACTTGTCAAATCCTGGTTGTAccatttgctatctgtgtgaccttgggtgagtcatttgcaattgtttttgttttatccaGAAACTCTGAAGGTCTTTCCCTtctagaatgattttttttttggactagatAATAAAGGAcattctctgcttccttccttccttcctccctcttttccttcctcatttcctaatCACTGAATagatgttgcctcagtcaaattgagacctgttaaagactttagcttaaaaaagccaaggtcccccactgcatccagggtcatctccagttgtcctgatctatatctgaccgctgtacccagatgactccagaggagaaagcaaggctgctgactttgcacagccccgcctcacttcaatccagttcacttgcatgtcatggcatcacctccctgatgtcatggtccactTTGGGAACAACAATAACTTCTTTAGGACTTTgcttccttacctataaaatgagggaatgagactagatggcttctgccATGCCTTCCCACTTTAGAACTATGACCCAACATCCTATGAATTCTCCTTTCcaagtttttatttatatttttttgagtCACTGGTTAAATGAAGGAGTGCTGGGCAGGAAACACCACTCCCCTGTAGCAAAGCCAATATGGGAAGAACAAATACCCAACAatttaggatcatggatttagatcaGAAAGAAACCTTAGATATGAATATCCTTTCTAGCTAGCAGAGCAGGGccagaaacatttattgattttctTCTGGCTGCTCTAAGACTTTGAAATCGGGTCACCTTACACCCAATCTAATGTTTCACCCTCAGCCCCCATATGACCCTCTTTCTCAGAGTCATTCTGATATTCAAAAACCAGAGTCACCTGCTCAGTCCACTGGAGTCATTAGGTTTGTTGATAATGCCCCAGGCATGCCAGGGATTTGGTTGCATTGGGGTGTTACAGGAGCACTTTTGACATAACTGATTCTGTTCTGAATTATGTAATGAGTGGAACACAtaagtatgcacacacacacacacacacacacacacacacacactgtgttaTTCCTTTGGCAATCTCAAAAAGTCTATGGACTTTTTAGAataatggttttagaaaaaatttgaaaaagaaggaaatgttaaattttagtAGAGGTGAgtgaaaatagataattttttcccccttccaagTTAACAAacttcctcccctctccaacAGGTGTATAGACTCCCAGGGGAAGAATTTCCGATATACACAGAGAAACCATTACCTGCCATCTGAGAAAAAACAGTCAGGTATTTTGATAGATTCAAATCCATCTGGATTCATAGTAGGCATGATGTGTATCCGAGTGTTATTAATCAGGCGGGTGATTTCAGGGTCCTTTCCATCATTCTTAACCAAGTAGTCTATCAGCTGGAGGAGTAATTCCCGTCCTACAGTCTACAAAGAAGAAAAGCTGAGTTGAGTGAAACCATTCCCCAAATTCCAAGAGACAGAATATCATCCTGGCACATAGATTTTCTCCTTCATAAAACACAAGACTAGATGGGCGAAATACTTCCAAGAATTTGCAAGGGTGTCATCAGACTGAATTAAGGGCAGTGTTGagatttataaatttaactcattcagtcattcataagcacttattaagtgcttactatgttccaggcgctgtgctaggcaaacaaaaaaaaaaggcaaaagacagtccctgtccttgaggagttcattatatattatataaatatatatgtatacatatacatgtatatatacatatataaacacatagagacagagaagaaaacacgTGTACTAGTAAGGACAAACAAGTGAATACGAGATAAATCGGATataatcaacagaagaaagaccctagaatgaagagggaatgggaaaagtttcctatagtaggtgagatttaaactgagacttggaaggaagcctgg is part of the Notamacropus eugenii isolate mMacEug1 chromosome 3, mMacEug1.pri_v2, whole genome shotgun sequence genome and harbors:
- the CPM gene encoding carboxypeptidase M isoform X3, encoding MDLPLYLFVGFLVSLVTALDFTYHHQEEMETFLKNVAQTYDSITHLHSIGKSVAGRNLWVLVVGRFPREHRIGIPEFKYIANMHGDETVGRELLLQLIDYLVKNDGKDPEITRLINNTRIHIMPTMNPDGFESIKIPDCFFSDGRFNKNKYDLNRNFPDAFENNSDIIQPETQAIKNWLKSETFVLSANIHGGALVANYPFDNGVPETGTKRGFSLTPDNDVFEYLAYTYSSKNPEMKTGNFCENSINFPNGITNGYLWYPLKGGMQDYNYIWAQCFEITLEVSCCKYPPEENLPDFWNKNRDSLISFMKQVHLVSQYNSSWPHFTSGKADAKSSNDFLEVISG
- the CPM gene encoding carboxypeptidase M isoform X2, with the translated sequence MDLPLYLFVGFLVSLVTALDFTYHHQEEMETFLKNVAQTYDSITHLHSIGKSVAGRNLWVLVVGRFPREHRIGIPEFKYIANMHGDETVGRELLLQLIDYLVKNDGKDPEITRLINNTRIHIMPTMNPDGFESIKIPDCFFSDGRFNKNKYDLNRNFPDAFENNSDIIQPETQAIKNWLKSETFVLSANIHGGALVANYPFDNGVPETGTKRGFSLTPDNDVFEYLAYTYSSKNPEMKTGNFCENSINFPNGITNGYLWYPLKGGMQDYNYIWAQCFEITLEVSCCKYPPEENLPDFWNKNRDSLISFMKQVHLVSQYNSSWPHFTSGKADAKSSNDFLEVISGKWQNEVFEDQNIPEG
- the CPM gene encoding carboxypeptidase M isoform X1, encoding MDLPLYLFVGFLVSLVTALDFTYHHQEEMETFLKNVAQTYDSITHLHSIGKSVAGRNLWVLVVGRFPREHRIGIPEFKYIANMHGDETVGRELLLQLIDYLVKNDGKDPEITRLINNTRIHIMPTMNPDGFESIKIPDCFFSDGRFNKNKYDLNRNFPDAFENNSDIIQPETQAIKNWLKSETFVLSANIHGGALVANYPFDNGVPETGTKRGFSLTPDNDVFEYLAYTYSSKNPEMKTGNFCENSINFPNGITNGYLWYPLKGGMQDYNYIWAQCFEITLEVSCCKYPPEENLPDFWNKNRDSLISFMKQVHLGIKGQVFDVNKNPIPNVIVEAKGRNHICPFRTNKFGEYYLLLLPGSYTINATVPGHATILKQVTIPENTQNFSALRVDFHFPFQVKSDYNVITRVSCSEVPLYMYFRSHSDRLMSHFIPLFLLTFVSILHVK